The following are encoded in a window of Kitasatospora fiedleri genomic DNA:
- a CDS encoding ADP-ribosylglycohydrolase family protein, with product MTDTSPRGSFPPDTSPHSPFPHGGPAFDALQGLSVGDALGAQFFVPAVARAHLDARTAPPGPWPWTDDTEMACSVYAAQCERGAIDSFDLTHAFARRHDFDRGYGPAANRMLRLVREGGDARRLAAELFDGQGSFGNGAAMRVAPLGAWYAEDPAAAVRPAADTAVITHTHPQAVDGAIAVAVAAALAVRARTAATTPERLLREVADLTPHGAVRRGVLEAAGLTDRSDPRAAAAVLGNGSRTSAADTVPYALWCAAHWLTDYPSALRAAIDAGGDVDTVAAITGGVVAARTGTGGIPGPWLAAREPLPGWAFPTPGGVRPAPGHLTPMRLPRPHPVPELRWSDRQWHRYRAGLRTPRWLTHTADGTLHLHRADTGHELWALDFAPAPDGHWYPRAARTEAHPAHRSGPARLLDVLLELELELELELELEPEPEPEPESEPGTGRPVPRGERPVAGW from the coding sequence ATGACCGACACCTCCCCGCGCGGCTCGTTCCCGCCCGACACCTCCCCGCACAGCCCGTTCCCGCACGGCGGCCCCGCGTTCGACGCGCTCCAGGGCCTGTCCGTCGGCGACGCGCTCGGGGCCCAGTTCTTCGTCCCGGCCGTCGCCCGCGCGCACCTGGACGCCCGCACCGCACCGCCCGGCCCGTGGCCGTGGACCGACGACACCGAGATGGCCTGCTCGGTGTACGCCGCCCAGTGCGAGCGCGGCGCGATCGACAGCTTCGACCTCACCCACGCCTTCGCCCGCCGGCACGACTTCGACCGCGGCTACGGGCCGGCCGCCAACCGGATGCTCCGGCTGGTCCGGGAGGGCGGCGACGCCCGCCGCCTGGCGGCCGAACTCTTCGACGGCCAGGGCTCGTTCGGCAACGGCGCGGCCATGCGGGTGGCCCCGCTGGGCGCCTGGTACGCGGAGGACCCGGCCGCCGCCGTCCGCCCGGCCGCCGACACCGCCGTGATCACCCACACCCACCCGCAGGCCGTGGACGGCGCGATCGCGGTGGCCGTCGCCGCCGCCCTCGCCGTCCGGGCCCGCACCGCGGCGACCACGCCGGAGCGCCTGCTGCGCGAGGTCGCCGACCTGACCCCGCACGGCGCCGTGCGGCGGGGCGTCCTGGAGGCGGCCGGGCTGACCGACCGCTCCGACCCGCGGGCGGCCGCCGCCGTGCTCGGCAACGGCAGCCGCACCAGCGCCGCCGACACCGTCCCCTACGCGCTGTGGTGCGCCGCCCACTGGCTCACCGACTACCCGTCGGCGCTCCGGGCGGCGATCGACGCGGGCGGGGACGTCGACACGGTGGCCGCGATCACCGGCGGCGTGGTCGCCGCCCGGACCGGCACCGGGGGCATCCCCGGGCCCTGGCTGGCCGCCCGCGAACCGCTGCCGGGCTGGGCGTTCCCCACCCCCGGCGGTGTCCGCCCCGCCCCCGGCCACCTGACGCCGATGCGCCTGCCGCGCCCCCACCCCGTCCCCGAGCTGCGCTGGTCCGACCGGCAGTGGCACCGCTACCGGGCCGGACTGCGCACCCCCCGCTGGCTCACCCACACCGCCGACGGCACCCTGCACCTGCACCGCGCCGACACCGGACACGAACTCTGGGCCCTGGACTTCGCCCCCGCCCCGGACGGCCACTGGTACCCGCGCGCCGCCCGCACCGAGGCCCACCCGGCCCACCGGTCCGGCCCCGCGCGCCTGCTCGACGTCCTCCTGGAGCTGGAGCTGGAGCTGGAGCTGGAGCTGGAGCTGGAACCGGAACCGGAACCGGAACCGGAGTCCGAGCCGGGGACGGGGCGCCCGGTACCGCGAGGTGAGCGCCCGGTGGCCGGGTGGTGA
- a CDS encoding HAD family hydrolase, whose product MIEAVLFDLDGTLLDHEGAAEAAVLAGVAAELSGREFDRDEVLRFWRRLERVEYDRYLAGESTVHQQRRNRAVGLAAHLGLGEWPAERADAWFAGYLRRYERSWRAYPEVPRAVRELGASRRTGVITNGEGDIQRRKLRAVGLDVLVPHTTASAEAGCAKPDPAIFHLACRTLGVAPERAAYVGDRLDVDAQAATEAGLLGIWLDREPSGEESAVPRVHSLAEVAALLG is encoded by the coding sequence GTGATCGAAGCGGTGCTGTTCGACCTCGACGGCACGCTGCTGGACCACGAGGGGGCGGCCGAGGCGGCCGTGCTGGCCGGGGTCGCGGCGGAGCTGTCCGGGCGGGAGTTCGACCGGGACGAGGTGCTGCGGTTCTGGCGCCGCCTCGAACGAGTCGAGTACGACCGCTACCTGGCGGGCGAGTCGACCGTCCACCAGCAGCGCCGCAACCGGGCCGTCGGGCTGGCCGCGCACCTCGGGCTGGGGGAGTGGCCGGCCGAGCGGGCCGACGCCTGGTTCGCCGGTTACCTGCGGCGCTACGAGCGCTCCTGGCGGGCCTACCCGGAAGTGCCGCGCGCGGTAAGGGAGTTGGGCGCGTCACGGCGGACGGGCGTGATCACCAACGGGGAGGGCGACATTCAGCGGCGCAAGCTGCGCGCCGTCGGCCTCGACGTGCTCGTCCCGCACACCACCGCCTCCGCCGAGGCGGGCTGCGCCAAGCCCGACCCGGCGATCTTCCACCTCGCCTGCCGCACCCTCGGTGTCGCCCCCGAGCGCGCCGCGTACGTCGGCGACCGCCTGGACGTGGACGCGCAGGCCGCCACCGAGGCCGGGCTGCTGGGCATCTGGCTGGACCGCGAGCCGAGCGGCGAGGAGAGCGCCGTGCCGCGGGTGCACTCGCTGGCCGAGGTCGCCGCGCTGCTGGGCTGA